Within the Ensifer canadensis genome, the region GGCCGCTCCGGCTCCACCGAAAACGAGGCTCAAGGCGCATCGGGAAAAACCGAAGCCTATGCAGAGTGCACGATCCGCGCGACACCGATGCGCGAAGGCTCGCAGTTCCGTCTGGCTGGCAGCATCGAGAAGACGATCGCCGAAGGCGACGTGCGGGTGCGCAGCTTCATCCGGGCCGATCTGTTCACGTCCGAACAAGACGCGATCGATGCCGCTTTCCGCAAGGGCCGCCAGATCATCGACCAGACCGGACCGTCGTTGTTTTCTGACGACGCCCCGTCGCGGCAAGTCTGATTGTTGGCGGCAAGCCGCGACGTCCGATTTATAAAAATATTGCAGTGACTTGGCGTCAAGAGCTCGTGTCCATCGTAAGCGCAAGCGGCTCACTCACGTCCAGATTGATGGCTGCTTCAGC harbors:
- a CDS encoding HlyU family transcriptional regulator, whose product is MASFFSKLFGRSGSTENEAQGASGKTEAYAECTIRATPMREGSQFRLAGSIEKTIAEGDVRVRSFIRADLFTSEQDAIDAAFRKGRQIIDQTGPSLFSDDAPSRQV